The following proteins are encoded in a genomic region of Mycolicibacterium confluentis:
- a CDS encoding glutamine synthetase family protein, with amino-acid sequence MTNRGLLARTELEQLVAAGEIDTVIVAFADMQGRLTGKRVSARLFVEEVAAHGAECCNYLLAVDVEMNTVDGYAISSWQTGYGDMVMTPDFSTLRLLPWLPGSALVVADLSWLDGTPVAQAPRSILAGQLARLAERGLSAHVGTELEFMVFDDTYREAWQAGYRGLTPASDYNVDYAILASTRMEPLLRDIRLGMEGAGMYCEGVKGECNLGQQEIAFRYAEAMVTCDNHTIYKNGAKEIADQHGKALTFMAKYDEREGNSCHIHISFRGDDSSAVFADPDDPLGMSAMFRSFVAGQLATLRELTLCYAPNINSYKRFVDGSFAPTAVAWGMDNRTCALRVVGHGEGMRMECRAPGGDVNPYLATAALIAGGLHGIDAGLELEDPCAGNAYVSDVPHLPTTLAESAELFAASEVARTAFGDDVVEHYLNNARVEVDAFNSAVTDWERVRGFERF; translated from the coding sequence GTGACCAACCGAGGCCTGCTCGCGCGAACCGAACTCGAACAATTGGTCGCGGCAGGCGAGATCGACACCGTGATCGTGGCCTTCGCCGACATGCAGGGCCGGTTGACGGGCAAACGGGTGTCGGCGCGCCTGTTCGTCGAGGAGGTCGCCGCCCACGGAGCCGAGTGCTGCAACTACCTGCTGGCGGTCGACGTCGAGATGAACACCGTCGACGGGTACGCGATCTCGAGTTGGCAGACCGGATACGGCGACATGGTGATGACGCCCGACTTCTCCACGCTGCGCCTGCTGCCGTGGCTGCCCGGAAGCGCGTTGGTGGTGGCCGATCTTTCCTGGCTCGACGGCACGCCCGTCGCACAGGCCCCGCGCAGCATCCTGGCCGGTCAACTGGCTCGCCTGGCCGAGCGTGGGCTGAGCGCCCACGTCGGCACCGAGCTGGAGTTCATGGTGTTCGACGACACCTATCGCGAGGCGTGGCAGGCCGGCTACCGCGGCCTCACCCCGGCCTCGGACTACAACGTCGACTACGCGATCCTGGCGTCGACGCGGATGGAACCGCTGCTGCGCGACATCCGACTCGGCATGGAGGGTGCCGGGATGTACTGCGAGGGCGTCAAGGGGGAGTGCAACCTCGGACAGCAGGAGATCGCGTTCCGCTACGCCGAGGCCATGGTCACGTGTGACAACCACACGATCTACAAGAACGGCGCCAAGGAGATCGCCGATCAGCACGGCAAGGCGCTGACGTTCATGGCGAAATACGATGAGCGCGAAGGCAACAGCTGCCACATCCACATCTCGTTCCGCGGTGACGACTCCTCGGCCGTGTTCGCCGACCCCGACGACCCGCTGGGCATGTCGGCGATGTTCCGCAGCTTCGTCGCCGGACAGTTGGCCACGCTGCGCGAGCTGACGCTGTGCTACGCGCCGAACATCAACTCCTACAAGCGGTTCGTGGACGGCAGCTTCGCCCCGACCGCGGTGGCCTGGGGGATGGACAACCGCACGTGCGCACTTCGCGTGGTCGGCCACGGCGAGGGCATGCGGATGGAGTGCCGTGCGCCCGGCGGTGACGTGAACCCGTACCTGGCCACCGCGGCGCTGATCGCAGGCGGACTGCACGGGATCGACGCGGGTCTCGAGCTTGAGGACCCGTGCGCGGGCAACGCCTACGTCTCGGACGTGCCGCACCTGCCCACCACTCTGGCCGAATCCGCGGAACTGTTCGCCGCGTCCGAGGTGGCCCGCACGGCGTTCGGCGACGATGTCGTCGAGCACTACCTCAACAACGCCCGCGTCGAGGTGGATGCGTTCAACTCCGCGGTGACCGACTGGGAGAGGGTGCGCGGATTTGAGCGGTTCTGA
- a CDS encoding N-acetylglutaminylglutamine amidotransferase encodes MCGATGEVRLDGRTPDVAAVAAMAETMAPRGPDGAGVWSQGRVALGHRRLKIIDLTEAGGQPMVDADLGLAIAWNGCIYNYQQLRDELISVGYRFFSHSDTEVLLKAYHHWGDRFVDRMYGMFAFAIVQRDSGRVLLGRDRLGIKPLYVTEDAHRVRFASSLPALLAGGGVDTRIDPVALHHYLSFHSVVPPPLTILRGVKKVPPATLLAIEPDGTRRTITYWAPDFSRDADRADWTEKDWEDAVLDTLRRAVERRLVADVPVGCLLSGGVDSSLIVGLLAEAGQHGLQTFSIGFEAVNGVAGDEFKYSDIIAERFGTHHHQIRIDTTRMLPALDGAIGAMSEPMVSHDCVAFYLLSQEVSKHVKVVQSGQGADEVFAGYHWYPPMAEPATAALPRAVSSYRGAFFDRDQDAINALVAGAPGDIVAADDPSGRFVTEHFAHEGAATGVDRALRLDTTVMLVDDPVKRVDNMTMAWGLEGRVPFLDHELVELAATCPPELKIAHDGKGVLKQAARQVVPAEVIDRPKGYFPVPALTHLEGPYLDMVRDALYAPAAKERGLFAPEAVDRLLTDPNGRLTPLRGNELWQIALLELWLQRHGITGPAA; translated from the coding sequence ATGTGCGGAGCGACCGGCGAGGTCAGACTCGACGGCAGAACACCCGATGTCGCGGCGGTCGCCGCCATGGCCGAGACGATGGCGCCTCGCGGCCCGGACGGCGCGGGTGTGTGGTCGCAGGGGCGAGTCGCGCTCGGACATCGCAGGCTCAAGATCATCGACCTGACCGAGGCCGGCGGTCAGCCCATGGTCGACGCCGACCTGGGTCTGGCGATCGCCTGGAACGGCTGCATCTACAACTATCAGCAGTTGCGCGACGAGCTCATCTCCGTCGGCTACCGATTCTTCTCCCACAGCGACACCGAGGTCCTGCTCAAGGCTTACCACCACTGGGGTGACCGCTTCGTCGACCGGATGTACGGCATGTTCGCGTTCGCGATCGTCCAGCGGGACAGCGGTCGTGTGCTGCTCGGCCGCGACCGCCTGGGCATCAAACCTCTGTACGTGACCGAGGACGCGCATCGCGTCCGGTTCGCGTCGTCATTGCCGGCCCTGCTGGCCGGCGGCGGCGTCGACACCCGCATCGACCCCGTCGCCCTGCACCACTACCTGAGCTTTCACTCCGTGGTGCCGCCACCACTGACCATCCTTCGGGGCGTCAAGAAGGTGCCGCCCGCGACGCTGCTGGCGATCGAACCCGACGGCACCCGTCGCACCATCACCTACTGGGCGCCGGACTTCAGCCGCGATGCGGACCGCGCCGACTGGACCGAGAAGGACTGGGAGGACGCGGTCCTGGACACGCTGCGCCGCGCCGTCGAGCGCCGCCTGGTGGCCGACGTGCCGGTGGGCTGCCTGCTGTCCGGCGGGGTGGACTCCAGCCTCATCGTGGGACTGCTCGCCGAGGCCGGACAGCATGGCCTGCAGACATTTTCGATCGGTTTCGAGGCGGTCAACGGTGTCGCGGGCGACGAGTTCAAGTACTCCGACATCATCGCCGAGCGTTTCGGCACCCACCACCACCAGATCAGGATCGACACCACGCGGATGCTGCCCGCACTCGACGGTGCGATCGGGGCCATGAGCGAACCGATGGTCAGCCATGACTGCGTTGCGTTCTACCTGTTGTCTCAGGAGGTGTCCAAGCACGTCAAGGTGGTGCAGTCCGGGCAGGGCGCCGACGAGGTGTTCGCGGGTTACCACTGGTATCCCCCGATGGCCGAACCCGCCACCGCGGCACTTCCACGCGCGGTGTCGAGCTACCGTGGCGCGTTCTTCGACCGCGACCAGGACGCCATCAACGCACTGGTGGCCGGCGCACCGGGTGACATCGTCGCGGCCGACGACCCCAGTGGCCGGTTCGTCACCGAGCATTTCGCGCACGAGGGCGCCGCCACCGGCGTGGACCGCGCCCTGCGCCTCGACACCACCGTGATGCTGGTCGACGACCCGGTCAAGCGCGTCGACAACATGACCATGGCGTGGGGTCTGGAGGGCCGCGTGCCGTTCCTCGACCACGAACTCGTCGAACTGGCCGCCACCTGCCCACCCGAGCTCAAGATCGCCCACGACGGCAAGGGCGTGTTGAAACAGGCAGCGCGGCAGGTGGTTCCGGCCGAGGTGATCGACCGGCCCAAGGGGTACTTCCCAGTCCCGGCCCTGACCCATCTCGAGGGCCCCTACCTCGACATGGTGCGCGACGCGCTGTACGCGCCCGCGGCCAAGGAACGCGGACTGTTCGCGCCGGAGGCCGTCGACCGACTGCTCACCGACCCCAACGGCCGGCTCACTCCCTTGCGCGGCAACGAACTGTGGCAGATCGCGCTGCTGGAACTGTGGCTGCAACGGCACGGCATCACCGGACCCGCGGCATGA
- a CDS encoding amino acid permease: MPEDKLTRSGVTYRQAGEGYFEKRQLKRTAGFWGLWGIGIAAVISGDFSGWNFGIGAAGWGGLGIASILIVIMYFGMLFSIGEMSAAMPHTGGAYSFARAAMGPWGGFVTGFAETIEYVFTTAVVVFFSASYANAVTTDLFELSLPMWLWWIILYALFVGLNSWGAAISFKFALVVAIISIGILVLFGVLALVNGAVDFSKLLDIAPDPDAAGSSTFLPFGWLAVLYALPFAMWFFLGIEELPLAAEEAHDPARDIPRAGLWGLVSLVGCGAIVFFLNPAVTGSEALGSSDEPLLDGFRAFLPTGWAAVLSAFALIGLLASLQGIMYAYGRNLYSLSRAGYYPKSLSLTGSRQTPYVALIVGAVIGFVALLIVNASEGAGAVVLNIAVWGAVLAYMLQMVSFVLLRRRFPNARRPWVSPTGNAGAWVAFVIAAVTFVGVLINPDYRPAVIAIVIFYVVGLLVFGLYGRHRLVLSPEEEYAVTGGLHGYDPEKEGLGGTIEDEILKGHTD; this comes from the coding sequence ATGCCAGAGGACAAGCTCACGAGGTCGGGGGTGACCTACCGGCAGGCCGGCGAGGGGTACTTCGAGAAGCGCCAACTCAAGCGCACGGCCGGATTCTGGGGCCTCTGGGGCATCGGCATCGCGGCAGTCATCTCCGGCGACTTCTCCGGTTGGAACTTCGGGATCGGCGCGGCCGGGTGGGGCGGCCTGGGCATCGCCTCGATCCTGATCGTGATCATGTACTTCGGCATGCTGTTCTCGATCGGCGAGATGTCGGCGGCCATGCCCCACACCGGTGGCGCGTACTCGTTCGCACGCGCCGCGATGGGGCCATGGGGCGGTTTCGTCACCGGTTTCGCCGAGACCATCGAATACGTGTTCACCACCGCGGTCGTGGTGTTCTTCTCGGCCAGTTACGCCAACGCGGTCACCACCGACCTGTTCGAGCTGTCGCTGCCGATGTGGCTGTGGTGGATCATCCTGTACGCGCTCTTCGTCGGACTGAACTCGTGGGGTGCGGCGATCTCGTTCAAGTTCGCCCTCGTGGTGGCCATCATCTCGATCGGCATCCTGGTGCTGTTCGGGGTGCTCGCGCTGGTCAACGGCGCGGTGGACTTCAGCAAGCTGCTCGACATCGCACCCGATCCGGATGCGGCCGGGTCCAGCACATTCCTGCCGTTCGGCTGGCTCGCCGTGCTGTACGCGCTGCCGTTCGCGATGTGGTTCTTCCTCGGCATCGAAGAACTTCCACTGGCGGCCGAGGAGGCCCACGACCCGGCCCGCGACATCCCCAGGGCGGGCCTGTGGGGCCTGGTCTCGCTGGTCGGCTGCGGTGCGATCGTGTTCTTCCTCAACCCGGCCGTCACGGGATCCGAGGCGCTGGGCTCCTCCGACGAACCGCTGCTGGACGGTTTCCGCGCCTTCCTACCGACCGGGTGGGCCGCGGTGCTGTCGGCATTCGCACTGATCGGCCTGTTGGCCAGCCTGCAGGGCATCATGTACGCCTACGGCCGCAACCTGTACTCGCTGAGTCGGGCCGGCTACTACCCCAAGTCCCTGTCGCTGACCGGGTCGAGGCAGACGCCGTACGTCGCGCTGATCGTCGGCGCCGTCATCGGGTTCGTCGCGCTGCTCATCGTCAACGCCAGCGAAGGCGCGGGCGCGGTCGTGCTCAACATCGCGGTGTGGGGTGCGGTGCTGGCCTACATGCTGCAAATGGTGTCGTTCGTGCTGCTCCGGCGCAGGTTCCCGAACGCCCGCCGGCCGTGGGTCAGCCCCACCGGCAACGCCGGCGCCTGGGTCGCGTTCGTGATCGCCGCTGTGACGTTCGTCGGCGTCCTGATCAACCCCGACTACCGGCCCGCAGTCATCGCGATCGTCATCTTCTATGTGGTGGGCCTCCTGGTGTTCGGCCTCTACGGAAGGCACCGACTGGTGCTCTCCCCCGAGGAGGAGTACGCGGTGACCGGCGGCCTGCACGGCTACGACCCCGAGAAGGAGGGCCTCGGCGGCACCATCGAGGACGAGATCCTCAAGGGCCACACCGACTGA
- a CDS encoding PaaI family thioesterase, translating into MTETVHILHLLGYRMVEETDERVVMEMDNRPDLTNVRGALQGGLVATLIDIAGGILAGRNVGADQDVTTADLTIHYVAPVVEGPARAEATIVRAGKRLIVTAVDLYDVARDRLAARATLSFAVLDKR; encoded by the coding sequence GTGACGGAGACCGTGCACATCCTCCACCTGCTCGGCTACCGCATGGTCGAGGAGACCGACGAGCGCGTCGTGATGGAGATGGACAACCGACCGGACCTGACCAACGTGCGCGGTGCGTTGCAGGGCGGTTTGGTGGCCACGCTGATCGACATCGCCGGTGGCATCCTGGCGGGGCGAAACGTCGGCGCCGACCAGGACGTCACGACCGCCGACCTGACCATCCACTACGTGGCACCCGTGGTCGAGGGCCCGGCACGCGCCGAGGCGACGATCGTGCGGGCAGGAAAAAGGCTGATCGTCACCGCGGTCGACCTGTACGACGTCGCGCGGGATCGGCTGGCCGCGCGCGCGACACTCAGCTTCGCGGTGCTCGACAAGCGCTGA
- a CDS encoding cobyric acid synthase, producing MTGGALLIAGTTSDAGKSMVVAGLCRLLARRGVRVAPFKAQNMSNNSAVTVEGGEIGRAQAMQARAAGLAPSIRFNPVLLKPGSDRSSQLVVRGAVAGTVRAADYFTHRERLAAVVVDELNSLRTEFDAVICEGAGSPAEINLRRTDLANMGLARAADLPVVVVGDIDRGGLLAHLFGTVAVLEPEDQALIAGFVVNKFRGDPTLLEPGLRQLEELSGRPTYGVIPFADDLWLDAEDSVSVVSHRLVGIPRPPLGRDWLRVAAVRLPRISNSTDVEALACEPGVAVRWVSDAADVVDSDAVIVPGSKATVADLAWLRERGIDAAIAEHAKAGRAVLGICGGYQMLCRTIDDGVESGAGRVPGLGLLDLDIEFMDVKTLLLHEDPLTGYEIHHGQVVRNDEADWLGVGHRRGAVAGTHWHGLLDNNDIRRTWLREAAAAAGRDGFVVAPDTDVPGRRDAQLDVMADLLAEHCDVDAVLGLLGAGAPPRPIVDTHLRR from the coding sequence GTGACCGGCGGGGCCCTGCTGATCGCGGGCACCACATCCGACGCCGGGAAGTCCATGGTGGTCGCGGGCCTGTGCAGGCTGCTGGCCCGCCGCGGTGTTCGGGTCGCGCCGTTCAAGGCGCAGAACATGTCCAACAACTCGGCCGTCACCGTCGAGGGCGGCGAGATCGGCCGGGCCCAGGCCATGCAGGCCCGCGCGGCGGGACTTGCTCCCAGCATCCGGTTCAATCCCGTGCTGCTCAAACCCGGAAGTGACCGCAGTTCGCAGCTTGTGGTGCGGGGCGCGGTCGCGGGCACCGTTCGGGCCGCGGACTACTTCACCCACCGGGAACGCCTGGCGGCGGTCGTCGTCGACGAATTGAACTCACTGCGAACCGAATTCGACGCGGTGATCTGCGAAGGGGCGGGTTCGCCGGCCGAGATCAACCTGCGCCGCACCGACCTGGCCAACATGGGCCTGGCGCGCGCCGCCGACCTGCCGGTCGTAGTGGTCGGCGACATCGACCGCGGGGGACTGCTGGCGCACCTGTTCGGCACCGTCGCGGTCCTGGAGCCAGAGGATCAGGCGCTGATCGCGGGCTTTGTGGTGAACAAGTTCCGCGGTGACCCCACCCTGCTGGAACCGGGCCTGCGCCAACTCGAAGAGCTTTCGGGCAGGCCGACCTACGGCGTCATCCCCTTCGCCGACGACCTGTGGCTGGACGCCGAGGACTCAGTGTCGGTGGTGTCGCACCGCCTGGTGGGCATCCCGCGACCGCCGCTCGGACGGGACTGGCTGCGGGTGGCCGCGGTGCGACTGCCGAGGATCTCCAACAGCACCGACGTCGAGGCGCTGGCATGTGAGCCGGGGGTGGCGGTGCGCTGGGTGTCCGACGCGGCCGACGTCGTGGACTCCGACGCCGTGATCGTCCCGGGCAGCAAGGCCACCGTGGCCGACCTGGCCTGGCTGCGCGAGCGCGGCATCGACGCCGCGATCGCCGAGCACGCCAAGGCGGGCCGGGCGGTGCTGGGTATCTGCGGGGGCTATCAGATGCTGTGCCGGACCATCGACGACGGCGTCGAATCTGGGGCGGGTCGGGTTCCCGGCTTGGGGCTGCTGGACCTCGACATCGAGTTTATGGACGTCAAAACGCTCCTGCTGCACGAGGATCCGCTCACCGGCTACGAGATTCACCACGGTCAGGTGGTGCGCAACGACGAGGCCGACTGGTTGGGGGTGGGCCACCGCCGTGGCGCGGTGGCGGGCACGCATTGGCACGGGTTGCTCGACAACAACGACATCCGGCGGACATGGCTGCGGGAGGCGGCCGCGGCCGCGGGGCGGGACGGGTTCGTCGTAGCGCCCGACACCGACGTGCCCGGCCGACGCGACGCGCAACTCGACGTCATGGCCGACCTGCTGGCTGAGCACTGCGACGTCGACGCGGTGCTGGGACTTCTGGGCGCCGGTGCCCCGCCGCGTCCGATCGTGGACACTCACCTCCGCCGGTAG
- the ngg gene encoding N-acetylglutaminylglutamine synthetase, whose amino-acid sequence MSAPPDTDQGREPITLGLHDATPAHLVEAMANDVVLELGWGRLIFGQTFADPAVLASALAHEERGRRDICIYARESHVLISRAPQELFIDPSHTYRLRFGAPHPTPRAPAGFTVRHLQSSSDADEMNRVYVRCGMVPAPTDVIWDNHNNAEAVEYLVAVRDEDDVVIGTVTGVDHRRLFSDPEDGSSLWTLAVDPSAGLPGVGAALTEALAAIFRDRGRAYMDLSVAHDNSAAIALYEKLGFARVPVLAVKRKNAINEPLFSPAPETVDDLNPYARIIADEALRRGIRVEVLDAETGEMRLSHGGRSVITRESLSEFTSAVAMSRCDDKRLTRRIVNEAGVVVPRGRLATFDADDHKFLDEVGDVVVKPTRGEQGKGITVGVTDHGSLDAALARAREQHPEVLIEQRAPGDDLRLVVIDGKVVAAALRMPAEITGTGTHTIAELIEAQSRRRAAATGGESRIPMDDVTAETVTEAGWSFDDVLPEGTHLRVRRTANLHQGGTIHDVTEQVHPALCRVAVTAAEAIGIPVTGIDLLVPDVAGEEYAFVEANERPGLANHEPQPTAVAFVDFLFPGQPGLPQAWTAGTVPSGT is encoded by the coding sequence ATGAGCGCCCCACCAGACACCGATCAGGGGCGCGAACCCATCACGCTCGGCCTGCACGACGCCACGCCCGCGCACCTCGTCGAGGCGATGGCCAACGATGTCGTGCTTGAGCTGGGTTGGGGCCGACTGATTTTCGGCCAGACTTTTGCCGACCCGGCCGTACTGGCGTCGGCACTCGCGCACGAGGAGCGCGGACGACGCGACATCTGCATCTACGCCCGCGAGTCGCACGTGCTGATCTCGCGGGCCCCGCAGGAACTGTTCATCGACCCCAGCCACACGTATCGCCTGCGCTTCGGCGCGCCGCACCCCACACCCCGCGCGCCCGCCGGCTTCACGGTCCGGCACCTGCAGAGTTCCTCCGACGCCGACGAGATGAACCGCGTATACGTGCGGTGCGGCATGGTCCCCGCGCCCACCGACGTCATCTGGGACAACCACAACAACGCCGAGGCCGTCGAGTACCTCGTGGCGGTCCGGGACGAGGACGATGTCGTGATCGGCACCGTGACGGGCGTCGACCATCGCCGCCTGTTCTCCGACCCTGAGGACGGCTCAAGCCTGTGGACGTTGGCCGTCGACCCTTCGGCGGGCCTGCCCGGCGTGGGCGCAGCGCTCACCGAGGCCCTCGCCGCCATCTTCCGCGACCGTGGCCGTGCTTACATGGACCTGTCTGTGGCCCACGACAATTCGGCGGCAATCGCGCTCTACGAGAAGCTCGGATTCGCGCGGGTGCCGGTGCTCGCGGTCAAGCGCAAGAACGCCATCAACGAACCGCTGTTCTCGCCCGCGCCGGAGACCGTGGACGACCTCAACCCGTATGCGCGCATCATCGCCGATGAGGCCCTGCGCCGCGGCATCCGCGTCGAGGTGCTCGACGCCGAGACCGGTGAGATGCGGTTGTCGCACGGCGGGCGCAGTGTCATCACGCGGGAGTCGCTGTCCGAGTTCACCTCCGCGGTCGCGATGAGCCGATGTGACGACAAGCGCCTGACCCGGCGAATCGTCAACGAGGCCGGGGTCGTGGTCCCGCGCGGTCGTCTCGCGACGTTCGACGCCGACGACCACAAGTTCCTCGACGAGGTCGGCGACGTCGTGGTGAAGCCCACCCGCGGCGAACAGGGCAAGGGCATCACGGTCGGCGTCACCGACCACGGCTCCCTCGACGCCGCGCTGGCCCGCGCCCGCGAGCAGCATCCCGAGGTCCTGATCGAACAGCGCGCCCCCGGCGACGACCTGCGGTTGGTGGTGATCGACGGCAAGGTCGTGGCCGCCGCACTGCGGATGCCCGCCGAGATCACTGGCACCGGCACCCACACGATCGCCGAACTGATCGAAGCGCAGAGTCGCAGGCGCGCCGCGGCCACGGGCGGAGAATCGCGTATCCCGATGGACGATGTCACGGCGGAGACGGTCACCGAAGCCGGATGGTCGTTCGACGACGTGCTGCCCGAGGGCACCCACCTGCGCGTGCGCCGCACGGCCAACCTGCATCAGGGCGGGACCATCCACGACGTCACCGAGCAGGTCCACCCCGCACTGTGCCGCGTTGCCGTCACGGCGGCCGAGGCGATCGGCATCCCGGTGACCGGCATCGACCTGCTGGTCCCCGACGTCGCGGGTGAGGAGTACGCCTTCGTCGAGGCCAACGAGCGACCCGGCTTGGCCAACCACGAACCGCAGCCCACGGCGGTGGCGTTCGTCGACTTCCTGTTCCCGGGACAACCGGGCCTTCCGCAGGCCTGGACCGCGGGCACCGTGCCGTCAGGGACCTGA
- a CDS encoding DUF1707 SHOCT-like domain-containing protein, with protein sequence MTGIDESSIALRISDADRNGTLRRLHNAVALGLIDIDEFEERSAQVSVARMRAELDVLVDDLPGPGAIVSSATDRVELRGVMGSLKRQGAWTVPTRLALVRRMGSVDLDLTRARFAGPIVVIELDLKFGSLDLRLPDGASASIDDVEVVVGSAHDHRADAPGEGRPHVVLSGKVVCGSVDVRGPRRAWRGLRRG encoded by the coding sequence ATGACCGGAATCGACGAATCGTCCATCGCGCTGCGGATCTCGGATGCCGACCGCAACGGCACGCTGCGTCGGCTGCACAACGCCGTCGCGCTCGGCCTGATCGACATCGACGAGTTCGAGGAGCGGTCCGCTCAGGTGTCGGTGGCGCGGATGCGTGCCGAACTCGACGTCCTGGTCGACGACCTTCCCGGCCCCGGCGCCATCGTCTCCTCGGCCACCGATCGCGTCGAACTGCGCGGTGTGATGGGCTCGCTCAAGCGGCAGGGCGCCTGGACCGTGCCGACGCGGCTCGCCCTCGTGCGGCGCATGGGTTCGGTCGACCTCGACCTGACCCGGGCGCGCTTCGCAGGCCCGATCGTCGTCATCGAACTCGACCTGAAGTTCGGCTCCCTGGACCTGCGCCTGCCCGACGGTGCGAGCGCGTCCATCGACGACGTCGAGGTGGTCGTGGGCAGCGCGCATGACCACCGCGCTGACGCCCCGGGCGAGGGCCGACCCCATGTGGTGCTGTCCGGCAAGGTGGTGTGCGGGTCAGTGGACGTCCGCGGGCCCCGCAGGGCGTGGCGCGGACTGCGCCGCGGCTGA
- the map gene encoding type I methionyl aminopeptidase, with translation MPVRAALRAGDVSPTLPVPKSIPRPEYAWQAEVQEGSEPWVQTPEVIEKMRIAGRIAAGALAEAGKAVAPGVTTDHLDRVAHEYMLDHGAYPSTLGYKGFPKSCCTSLNEIICHGIPDSTVIEDGDIVNIDVTAYKDGVHGDTNATFLAGDVSEEHRLLVERTHEATMRAIKAVKPGRQLSVVGRVIEAYANRFGYNVVRDFTGHGIGTTFHNGLVVLHYDQPAVETVIEPGMTFTIEPMINLGSLDYEIWDDGWTVATTDRKWTAQFEHTLVVTEDGAEILTQL, from the coding sequence ATGCCTGTTCGTGCCGCGCTCCGCGCCGGTGACGTGTCTCCCACGCTGCCGGTGCCCAAGTCGATTCCCCGCCCCGAGTACGCGTGGCAGGCAGAGGTCCAGGAGGGCAGCGAACCCTGGGTCCAGACGCCCGAGGTGATCGAGAAGATGCGCATCGCCGGGCGGATCGCCGCCGGTGCGCTCGCCGAGGCCGGTAAGGCCGTCGCGCCGGGGGTCACCACCGATCACCTCGACCGGGTCGCGCACGAGTACATGCTCGACCACGGTGCCTACCCGTCGACGCTGGGCTACAAGGGGTTCCCCAAGTCCTGCTGCACGTCGCTGAACGAGATCATCTGCCACGGGATCCCGGACTCGACGGTGATCGAGGACGGTGACATCGTCAACATCGACGTCACGGCCTACAAGGACGGTGTGCACGGCGACACCAATGCCACGTTCCTGGCCGGGGACGTCTCCGAGGAGCACCGCCTGCTGGTCGAGCGCACTCACGAGGCGACGATGCGTGCCATCAAGGCCGTCAAACCGGGCCGGCAGCTGTCGGTCGTCGGCCGGGTCATCGAGGCGTACGCGAACCGGTTCGGCTACAACGTGGTTCGCGATTTCACCGGGCACGGCATCGGCACCACGTTCCACAACGGTCTGGTGGTGCTGCACTATGACCAGCCCGCCGTCGAGACCGTCATCGAGCCTGGGATGACCTTCACGATCGAACCGATGATCAACCTCGGCTCGCTGGACTACGAGATCTGGGACGACGGCTGGACCGTGGCCACGACCGACCGGAAGTGGACGGCGCAGTTCGAGCACACCCTGGTGGTCACCGAGGACGGTGCCGAGATTCTCACCCAGTTGTGA
- a CDS encoding alpha/beta fold hydrolase: MTVDGFPIPVDVSGPENAPAVVLLGAARQATAAYEGVCQRLHTASLRTVVIGPDPRLKPDSVIGILDWLNVPWAVLVGDRSGADLAWPLAARRLDRFTALVVVDRGHPSAPDADGQVHDETCPPVEMNTTALVSTPAARAAAQASQRYVFGDFRVVDMLGRRNPAESTAQLAGEIVLRTSTW; encoded by the coding sequence ATGACCGTTGATGGGTTCCCCATCCCGGTCGACGTCTCGGGTCCGGAGAATGCCCCCGCCGTCGTGCTGCTGGGCGCTGCCCGGCAGGCCACCGCGGCGTACGAGGGGGTCTGCCAGCGACTGCACACCGCGTCGTTGCGCACCGTGGTGATCGGTCCCGACCCCAGGCTCAAGCCGGATTCGGTGATCGGCATCCTCGACTGGCTCAATGTGCCGTGGGCCGTGCTCGTCGGTGACCGGTCGGGCGCCGACCTCGCGTGGCCGTTGGCCGCGCGCCGCCTCGATCGGTTCACCGCGCTGGTGGTCGTCGACCGCGGGCATCCGAGCGCACCCGACGCCGACGGCCAGGTGCACGACGAGACCTGCCCGCCGGTCGAGATGAACACCACGGCCCTGGTGAGCACGCCCGCCGCGCGCGCGGCGGCGCAGGCCAGTCAGCGGTATGTCTTCGGTGACTTCCGGGTCGTCGACATGCTGGGGCGGCGCAATCCGGCCGAGTCGACGGCGCAACTGGCCGGGGAGATCGTGCTCCGCACCAGCACCTGGTAG